In Mycoplasmopsis phocirhinis, the DNA window TCAAATACACTGTTTCAACCAGAAATACGTAAATTAACAAATCAATTTAATGCTCTTACTCAAAACGATACAACAATTACTGATGAGCAACTTCATTTCTTTATAGGTTTAATTAATAATTTATCATATTATTTTGATAATTTGGGTGAATTTTTAAAACCTAAATTTCCACCACGGAGATAGATACAGAGCACCAAAAATAATTGATGCTCTTTTTTTAAAATTTGAACAATGCAGGCAATAAACATCAGTAAAAAATGAAGAATATATGGTACAATTTACTTATATATTTATATAAAGAAAGCTAGTATACATAAATCGCACTTTATCAGATTTCACGAACTTTCAACAATTTTGATTTTTATAATAAAGGAGATTATATGACCCCACACATTCACGCTAAAAAAGGCGAAATAGCTAAAACTGTATTGATGCCAGGTGATCCATTAAGAGCTAAATTTATTGCCGAGACATTTCTAGAAGATGTTAAATTAGTCAATACTGTTAGAAATATGTTTATTTACACAGGTAAATATAACGGTAAAGAAGTTTCAATTGCTGGTTCAGGCATGGGTTGTCCTTCAATCGGTATTTATAGTTATGAATTATTCGCATTTTATGATGTTGATTCAATTGTAAGAATTGGTTCAACTGGTGCTTATATTCCAGAACTAAAATTATACGATACGGTTTTAGCAACTGAAGCGATTGCGGATAGCACCCATTTTAGAAGATTAGTATTAGGTAAAGAATTTGAATCGAATATTTCTTTACCTTCCAAAGAATTAAATGATAAATTAAGAGATTCAGCTAAAACATTAAATATTGATTTAGTTGAGGGAAGAGTGCATTCTTCAGATGTATTTTATTCATCACAAAGCCTTGAACAAAGAATAGACGAAACTCAAGCAATTTGTGTTGAAATGGAATCGTTAGCTTTATTCACCAATGCTCAAAAATTAGGCAAACAAGCCGCATGTTTATTGACTGTCTCAGACAATATCGCTACTCATGAAGAAACTACACCTGAAGAAAGACAAAGCGCTTTTACCAACATGATGAAAGTTGCTTTAGGAGTTATTTAAATGCGAATTGTTGATTTAATTGAGAAAAAAAGATTAAATAATGAATTATCAAAAGATGAAATTCATCATTTAATTTCTTCTTATGTTAGTGGTCAAACACCAGATTATCAAATGGCAGCTTTTATCATGGCTGTTATGTTTAATGGAATGACTAAAGAAGAGACTGCTCAATTTACTAAAACAATGATGCATTCAGGTGATATTATCGACTTGAGTTCTATACCTGGTATTAAGGTTGATAAACATTCAACAGGCGGAGTAGGTGATAAAACAACTTTAGCTATTGCTCCTATTGTTGCTGCTTTAGGTGCACCAGTGGCTAAAATGTCTGGTAGAGGTTTGGGTCACACAGGCGGTACACTAGATAAACTTGAATCAATTCCAGGTTTTAGATTTGCTTTAAGTGAAACTGAATTTATTGAACAAGTTAAAAAACATAATATTGCAATTATAGGTCAAACCGCTAAATTAGTTCCTGCAGATAAAAAATTATATGCTTTAAGAGATGTTGTCAATTGCGTTCAGTCAATTCCTTTGATTGCGTCTTCAATAATGTCTAAAAAATTAGCTACTGGTTCGGATGCGATTTTATTAGATGTTAAATGTGGTAATGGTGCATTTATGAAAACTGAAAAAGAGGCTATAGATTTAGCTAACACAATGATCGATATTGGTAAATCACTTAATGTAGACGTGCGTGCCGAAATAACTAATATGAACCGTCCAATTGGAAGAGAAATTGGGAATAAAAACGAAGTATTAGAAGCAATTTGAACTTTAGAAGGTAAAGGACCACAAGATTTTAAAGATTTAGTAGTTTCATCGTGTTCAACGATTTTATTGCAATCTAAATTAGAATCTAATTATGATCAAGCTGTTGATAAAGTTAATGAAGTTATAAATAATGGCAAAGCTTTAGAAAAATTTTATGAATTAGTTAAACTCCAAGGCGGCGATGTTGAAATTTTAAAAAATCAAGCTCAATTTTGAAATCCAAAACATAAACACGAAATTAAGGCCACTCAAGAAGGTTATTTAGAAATTTTTGATTCATTAACTTTTGGTGTTGTCGCAATGAAATTAGGAGCTGGCCGAGCCAAAAAAGAAGATTCAATAGATTTTGACGCAGGAATTACTTTAAATAAAAAAACGAATGAAAAAGTTAAAAAAGGCGATACTTTATTCACACTTTACTCATCAAATTCGATAAATTTAG includes these proteins:
- the deoD gene encoding purine-nucleoside phosphorylase, coding for MTPHIHAKKGEIAKTVLMPGDPLRAKFIAETFLEDVKLVNTVRNMFIYTGKYNGKEVSIAGSGMGCPSIGIYSYELFAFYDVDSIVRIGSTGAYIPELKLYDTVLATEAIADSTHFRRLVLGKEFESNISLPSKELNDKLRDSAKTLNIDLVEGRVHSSDVFYSSQSLEQRIDETQAICVEMESLALFTNAQKLGKQAACLLTVSDNIATHEETTPEERQSAFTNMMKVALGVI
- a CDS encoding pyrimidine-nucleoside phosphorylase encodes the protein MRIVDLIEKKRLNNELSKDEIHHLISSYVSGQTPDYQMAAFIMAVMFNGMTKEETAQFTKTMMHSGDIIDLSSIPGIKVDKHSTGGVGDKTTLAIAPIVAALGAPVAKMSGRGLGHTGGTLDKLESIPGFRFALSETEFIEQVKKHNIAIIGQTAKLVPADKKLYALRDVVNCVQSIPLIASSIMSKKLATGSDAILLDVKCGNGAFMKTEKEAIDLANTMIDIGKSLNVDVRAEITNMNRPIGREIGNKNEVLEAIWTLEGKGPQDFKDLVVSSCSTILLQSKLESNYDQAVDKVNEVINNGKALEKFYELVKLQGGDVEILKNQAQFWNPKHKHEIKATQEGYLEIFDSLTFGVVAMKLGAGRAKKEDSIDFDAGITLNKKTNEKVKKGDTLFTLYSSNSINLDLVSELANAYKFNDKQVENKIIIAKLG